The Spirosoma sp. SC4-14 DNA window TTGACGAAGGAACGCTGATTCGCCAGCCCGATGGTAGCTATCGCGCCGACGAAGATGCCAACCTTATCGAAGGTGTTGTCGATCATGTCAATTCCCGCTTTGCTTTTGTAGTGCCTGAGTCGCCCATTGGTACGAAAGCCGACCGCGACGACGATATCTGGGTCTCGACCGAAGATCTGGCTGGAGCTGTCGACGGCGACCGGGTCCGGGTAGTGCGATTTACCGATTCGCGTAACCGTGGCCGTCGAATTGAAGGCAAAGTCGCCAGCATTGTAGAGCGGGGTCGTATCGAACTGGTAGGACGTATCGAAGTATGGCCTACCTACGGATTTGTTATTCCCGATAACAAAAAGTTCTACGAGGATATTTTCATCCCGAAAGACAAACTGGGAGCCGCCAATGATGGCGATAAGGTCATTGTTCGACTAACAAAATACCCGGAGCCGCATAGCAGCAAACAACGCTTTGAAGGAGAAGTGGTTACGGTGCTGGGCGTGGCTGGCCAGAACAATACTGAGATGCACGCCATTCTGGCCGAGTTTGGCTTGCCAATCGATTTCCCGAAAGATGTAGAACAGGAGGCTGAAGCTATTTCGGCTACCATTCAGAAAAAGGATCTGGCCAAACGGCGCGATATGCGTGAGACAATAACGTTTACGATCGACCCGATTGATGCTAAAGACTTTGATGATGCCCTGTCGGTACAGATACTCGACAATGGTAATTACGAAATTGGCGTCCATATTGCCGATGTGACCCACTACGTCAAACCCGGATCGAAACTGGAAGAAGAAGCCTTTAAACGGGCTACATCGGTTTATCTGGTAGACCGCGTTGTGCCAATGCTGCCCGAAAAACTCTCGAATAATTTGTGCTCATTGCGGCCCAACGAAGACAAGCTGACGTTTTCGGCCGTTTTTGAACTAACTCCCGATGCAAAAATTGTTAACGAATGGTTTGGGCGTACGGTGATCCATTCCGACCGGCGGTTTTCCTACGAAGAAGCGCAGGATATTCTGAATACTGAAAAAGGCGATTTTCTGGCCGAACTTCAGCTTCTGAACGAACTGGCGCACAAACTACGGACCGAACGGTTCAAACACGGTGCTATCAATTTCGAAACGGTTGAGGTACGATTTCAATTGGACGAAAATGGTGTGCCTCTGTCGGTTTATCCGAAGCTTCGGCAGGATACCAATAAGCTGATTGAAGAGTTTATGCTGCTGGCTAATAAGCAGGTCGCTGAGTTTGTGCATTCGCTGTCCAGACGCAACAAAGGGGGCGAAGAAAATACAATGGTTTATCGGGTACACGAAGGCCCCGACGACCAGAAATTGCAGCAGTTTGCCGATTTTGCGGGTCGGTTGGGCTATAAGCTCAAACTGGACGACGACCATTTATCGCGCTCGATGAACCGGTTTATGGATAGCATCGAAGGCAAACCAGAAGCCAATATGTTGCAGCAACTGGCTGTTCGAACCATGTCGAAGGCGCGGTATAGTACCGAAGATCTGGGCCATTTTGGACTGGCTTTTCGGCGGTATTCGCATTTTACATCGCCCATTCGGCGCTATCCCGATATGATGGCCCATCGGTTGTTGCAGCACTACCTCGACAAAGGTAAACCCGCTGACCGCGACCCGCTGGAGGAGCAGTGCAAGCACGCGTCGGCCCGCGAAAAAATGGCTGCCGATGCCGAACGGGCCAGTATTAAGTACAAGCAGGTGGAATTTATGAGCCGCATGGAAGCCGGTCGTACCTTCGAAGGAGTTATTTCGGGGGTTACGGAGTTCGGTTTTTTTGTTGAAATCAGTGAGAACAACTGCGAAGGATTGGTACGGATGCAGGATCTGACCGACGATTACTATGATTTCGATAAAGACAATTACCGCATCATTGGCCAGCGCCATAAAAAAATGTACACCTTTGGCGATCAGGTTGAAGTACGGCTAAAGGAAACAAATCTGGCTCGTCGGAGTATGGATTTCTTGTTAGTAAGCGACAAAGCTGGTCATGCCCAGGACGCTAAAACCACAAATCGGTCGGGCCGTCGGGGAAGCGACCGGGGCACGGTCGGAAAATCCGCATCTCGTCAGCACGCTAAACGAAGAGAAGGCACCGCTGCCAAAGGCGAAAACCGGCGCGGTGGCAGGGGCCGAAGATAATACGAGACAACCCGGTTTTTGCCGGGTTTTTTTGTGGTGAATTTGGCTCATTGGCAATCTTTCAGGATTGAGTAAATAAACTGTGCTTTGTTAGGTTGTTGAAAATTTCTATGACTTGACGGTATATGCGAACGAGGGTTGATTTGAATTCCTTAACTTTGATTATGGCAAATGAGCATATACGGTCGGTTTCGGAGTTCGACAAGGAGCTAAAGCTAAAAGGCTTTAATGTTTTTCAGTTAGAGGGTGACAGTAATGCTACCCGGATCTACAGCCGGAAAGATTTTTATAAAATTTGCCTGACCACCGGCAACAGTATCATTCATTATGCCGACCGAAGTTTTGAGCATAACGATACGGTTTTATTCTTTGGTAATCCGCACGTTCCGTATTCCTGGGAAACGATTTCGACCACGTATGTGGGCTACACCTGTCTTTTTTCCGAGGATTTTCTAAAGCTATCAGATCGTTCGGAAATTTTGCAGAATTCGCCTTTATTCAGGCTTAGCGGCACGCCCATATTTACAATAAGCCCTCAGCAACGGGAATTCTTAAATACGATCTTCCAAAAAATGATTGAGGAGCAACAGACAACTTATTCCTACAAGGACGATCTGATGCGCAACTACATACACCTCATCATTCACGAAGCACTCAAATTAGAGCCTTCTCAGAATTTTGACCACCACAGGAATGCTGCTTCCCGGATTACCTCCGTTTTTCTCGAACTGTTGGAGCGGCAGTTCCCAATTGAGACCATTGACCGTCCTCTGCAATTGACTACAGCCCAGCATTATGCCAGAAGCCTGAATGTTCATGTCAACTATTTA harbors:
- a CDS encoding helix-turn-helix domain-containing protein; its protein translation is MANEHIRSVSEFDKELKLKGFNVFQLEGDSNATRIYSRKDFYKICLTTGNSIIHYADRSFEHNDTVLFFGNPHVPYSWETISTTYVGYTCLFSEDFLKLSDRSEILQNSPLFRLSGTPIFTISPQQREFLNTIFQKMIEEQQTTYSYKDDLMRNYIHLIIHEALKLEPSQNFDHHRNAASRITSVFLELLERQFPIETIDRPLQLTTAQHYARSLNVHVNYLNRAVNQVTGKSTTAHIAERVLSEARALLHHTDWNIADIAYALGFEYPSYFNNFFKKFMGTNPRRFRLMEV
- the rnr gene encoding ribonuclease R — its product is MRNGKPKQNKYNRPSSGKASAARPREKGLDKPTKGRADGQANVGRAESFLDELKNDLMAFFQINDDQSFTQEQVLDHFDVYDRKMKLIVHGLIGELLDEGTLIRQPDGSYRADEDANLIEGVVDHVNSRFAFVVPESPIGTKADRDDDIWVSTEDLAGAVDGDRVRVVRFTDSRNRGRRIEGKVASIVERGRIELVGRIEVWPTYGFVIPDNKKFYEDIFIPKDKLGAANDGDKVIVRLTKYPEPHSSKQRFEGEVVTVLGVAGQNNTEMHAILAEFGLPIDFPKDVEQEAEAISATIQKKDLAKRRDMRETITFTIDPIDAKDFDDALSVQILDNGNYEIGVHIADVTHYVKPGSKLEEEAFKRATSVYLVDRVVPMLPEKLSNNLCSLRPNEDKLTFSAVFELTPDAKIVNEWFGRTVIHSDRRFSYEEAQDILNTEKGDFLAELQLLNELAHKLRTERFKHGAINFETVEVRFQLDENGVPLSVYPKLRQDTNKLIEEFMLLANKQVAEFVHSLSRRNKGGEENTMVYRVHEGPDDQKLQQFADFAGRLGYKLKLDDDHLSRSMNRFMDSIEGKPEANMLQQLAVRTMSKARYSTEDLGHFGLAFRRYSHFTSPIRRYPDMMAHRLLQHYLDKGKPADRDPLEEQCKHASAREKMAADAERASIKYKQVEFMSRMEAGRTFEGVISGVTEFGFFVEISENNCEGLVRMQDLTDDYYDFDKDNYRIIGQRHKKMYTFGDQVEVRLKETNLARRSMDFLLVSDKAGHAQDAKTTNRSGRRGSDRGTVGKSASRQHAKRREGTAAKGENRRGGRGRR